The sequence below is a genomic window from Mugil cephalus isolate CIBA_MC_2020 chromosome 14, CIBA_Mcephalus_1.1, whole genome shotgun sequence.
AGTGAAATTTGAAAGATCCCTTCTTTTTCTGCCACATGTTATGGTTGTGAGAAACCATGCTTGACTTCCTTGTATTCAAATTTCTTGGTTGGGGCAGCCACCATGAACCTAGTCAGCAGATTTCGGTTAAATACATTCATATCCGTACAACCAGCTGGTGATATGGAggtttttctgtgccatcagagttaGAATTTGAATTGTCAGGTAAATTTAGTTTACATAAAAtattcaacatcacaaaaaattcaacctcataaaattcaacattaaaaaaatcaacctccaagcttcaacctctgaaaaagctggacttaACGGGGGACCAGGGAGAAGCAATTGATCCCCGTCTCTATTCATCCAACGTCTAGTCAATCAGGTTACGCTCCACTGGTCATGAGGCGACACCGGCACATAGGACAGATCAGCCGTGGCCACCAACACAACTAACGGGAGAGTACTATTTGAGTACTATTTGCTGTATGTGAAATTGTTTAATAGATATTACTCTATCATTTGAACATTGATGGAACGTATTGAATAGTATCTACACTGAACTTTTAATGAGGTGGCGTTATTGAAACTGCGTTAAAATCTAGCTAGTAACTGGTTGTGGGCATCTTTACCTACAGCAGCTAAAAACAACAAGCGAGTGGGcctgtctctctttgtctttgccatGAGGGTATAAAAAATCCTTCACGCATTCTTAAAGAGTTTGATGTCTGCACATTTGATAAATTCCGGATTTTTACTTACACACTTACACATTTAGAAGCTTTTCCATGCACTGTTTGATTAATTAGGCCCAATGGATATTACATACAGAAaagcccgagctggactcggacccttctcgctgggaggcatcccTGCTAACCACCAAGCTGCTGTGCAGCTATacttaacatttagatttaacatttagtaaatgtgataaaaaagtgaaaaattcACACCTTTGAAAAATTCAcacctaattttttttttagtattttggagctaaatgtaggaaaaattgtgtgttcattttaacatgtgcaacTTTACAAATGGTGCCCCATAGAATTtaaacctattttttttaaaaaataaataaataaaccaatgagatagaaaaaaacacatctctgtaCAGCTGTCACGAATAGTGATATAGACTATTGAGACCAGAACAGTTTTTTCTACCAGGCTGTatacatgtttaataatgctgtaaaattgggctttttaacatggaggtctatggagatttgctcgtttttggagcctcaagcggccactcgatgaactgcagttttttgcacttccgcatgggcttcatcgttCAGGGCGCTtcgtgggggagggaggggtaaaCGAGAGAGGTGGATTATACCACTGCAATgcaagggggaggaggagtgcaTTTACTTgttaaatattatgtttaaatgttacGTTATTATGTGTTGAGCAGtaatttaaccatttatttaattaatttattgatgGCCATCAGGTCTATTGTCAGTTTTTagtatattattaataatatataatatctgAACTACCTTTAtgctttttcattcattaaaagttTCCATATATCAGATGAATCCAGTTACTCAGAAAATGCACAGAATGGTACATTTAATGATCTTccctgcaaacacaactgagatGAACACGAATgaagatgtttttatgtttaagttATGAGATGGAGTAGCCCACGTTGGGCACTGCTGTTTCTCACCAACAAAATCTCAGTGGCTTGTGGCGAATGTCAATTTGTGAACTTCCTTTCAGGTTTCCGATTGTTTGAGTCTGTGTGCTCGATGTGAATTCAtactttttaagactttttaacacAATGGAATGTCTATTTTTGTTGCTCCTCTTCTGTCATGGTGCATCTTCAGGtaagtttgtgttttacttcagTCTTTTGTAggaaaggaatttaaaaaacaattgaTTTCTagcaaagaaaatgttaaatttaatagAATACCTTTGCTCTGCAGTGACTCACAGACTGAGTGTTTACTTCACTGGATCGCTGGGAGACAGAAACCTGCCAGAGTTGGTTGGTGTTGCAATGGTTGATGAAGTTGGAGTTCTTTACTGTGACAGCAACATCCAAAGAGCAGAACCCAGACAGAACTGGATGACAAAGCTGATGGAAGACGACCCAACACAGATAGACTGGTACAACAATGAGTGTCGGGAAAGTCACAGCTTCTTCAATAACATCACGAAGGATGTGACGTTAAACTTTAACCAGACAGAAGGTACATTTTAGTTTCGCACGCTTAAGCACTTAAGTTTGGTAAAGACTTACAACCCTATGTATTTATtggaaaatcttttttattgtaACACATTAAGAATCTGTTCATGCACATCACCAGATGTagaaaacatttacatgcaAGACCAGTGACATTAgtaaaaatacagtagaaactGTTATTTCCTACAGTTATAAGAAAAGGCTTcatccatgtaaacacaaaataaaatagcaacATAATAAGTAGATCAGTAATTAATAGTTTCAGATCATAGTTTTAGTATCTGTTTGACTACATtagtctctgtctgtctctcaggtgtccACACTATGCAGAGAATGTTTGGCTGTGAATGGGACGATGAGACTTCAGTGATTGGTGGTTTTGATCAGTTTGGCTACGATGGAGAAGACTTCATAACGTTTAATTTGAACTCAAAGACGTGGATCGCTGTGAGAGCTGAGGCTGCCATCACCAAACATAAGTGGGAATCAAACAGAGATGGATTATCACACACAGTTGATCATCTCACTCAGCTTTGTCCCGAGAGGCTGAGGAGGTTTTTGAACTACGGGAGGAGCTTTTTGATGAGGAAAGGTACAaacatgtctgtttgttgtaatctaattaaatatttcagcataaacaaacacaaaaatctgtCTCCCTCCAGAagtcccctcagtgtctctcctccagaagactccctcctctccagtcagctgccacgctacaggtttctaccctgacagagtcatgatgttctggaggaaagatggagaggagattcatgaaggagtgcAATGTGGACGGAccctccccaaccatgatggatccttccagatgaatgttgacctgaacatttcatcagtcttACCTAAAGACTGGAAGAGGTACGactgtgtttttcatctctgtGGTGTGAAGGACATCATCATCGAACTGGATAAAgcacagatcagaaccaaccGGAGTAAgatttttataaaacatttcactttttaagcCTTGCagctaatttaaaaatatgtgtttatctgtgtgcatTGCTTCACATTATACGTTATAGTGCAGACATGAGGTCTAGAACATACAAATAGGTGTGAGTTAACTAACCATAAGACGTTTTAATGAACTCTAATTACAAGCCTACTCTCCATCACAGAGCTGAGCTCCAGTTGTTCtgttcactcattcactcactcaggATTTCCTGTCCTGTGGTGAACAGCGTCTTCCTGTTGGTGACAACAAGACCAAGATTTTGATGTGTTGGAGCATACTGCAAgggtgtttatttttactgcacTACTTTCACAGAGTTCAGTTAACTGTCAGTGGAAGACAGTTGTGGAAATCTtgtcttgaatcttgaatttgtCTAAACATGTAATCACTGGTGAGATAAGACAGGGGTCCAGAAAACATTGCAGAGGTACGATATTATATACAgtaatgttttgatgttttggCAAAGTTCAGACTGAAGCTGAACCATCAGAAACATGTTCAGACCAATGTTGTTTTCGTCAATGATGACGATGTTGTCACCCGTGTTTTCTCGCCGATAACGTAACAGTTACGAGCTAAACTCTTTGATGACTAAATCATGATGAGATGAAACTGGGCGTAAATGTTAGTGGGTGCTCTGTCATGACATTTCTGCTGATTGTTTGTCAAAAGCTAAAAAGTATCAGCAATGCTGCTGCATCTTATCTTTGTTTGGTCACGTCCACCATGCACCATTCTGCACAACACACCTGCAGCCGGTCACTGGtaacacacatggacacacaatTGAGTTTATTAATGCATTATTATCGTACGATGTTACCCAACAATCAGCTTGTGAtgaatttcatcatttaaagCTAAAAGTTTTCCACATAACTCCTGGTGCAAATGGGCTGCTAACATCAGGCTAAAGTTTGCTTGGTTGCGCTAATGTCAGTTAGCTTTTTGTGTGCTACTGTCACGTTTAGAACATGCAGGGATTTTTGGCCTGGCAAGTATAACACATGGTCATATTGACCCATGTCCAAGTGActaaaacatggaggaaaatgtcGCATTTCAGACCTGTTgctgttctccatgtgtctAAATGAACAGCACACTACTATAGCTAATGTAACgtttagcagcatgtttagctATGTTTACATTCAATGACTGTCTGGTAGACAAGGTCAAGTTGAGCGTGAGTTCCTCATCCATGGCTCATATTTTGGGCAGGTGTATGTTCATTTGACTTTAGcaaattctcagaaataaaaccaaagtaaGGTTGGAATAATTAACATTGATTCCACTGTTACCACTTCATCTTGTGATGCATAACAGCAGATCAGAAAGTATTTGCTGTTGGGTGGAAACCTTGTATGTCTAAAACCATTTATTTACTATTGTAATTATTGGTGAAAACGGCCGATCCACAAACTCGCAATGTGTCGCAATGTGTTGATTTTGTAGATCTGATaatttcacaacttttatgTGTATGATGCAGTAGGGCATCAATTCATGATTAAATAACACAAGATGGAATATGGATATAAAAGGTTTCTGCCCAACAGTACAGCATCTCCATCAATGGGAAAGTCTAGATGAGAGCTGTAAATCTGGTGGGAATCTGGTTATGATAC
It includes:
- the LOC125019728 gene encoding major histocompatibility complex class I-related gene protein-like, encoding MECLFLLLLFCHGASSVTHRLSVYFTGSLGDRNLPELVGVAMVDEVGVLYCDSNIQRAEPRQNWMTKLMEDDPTQIDWYNNECRESHSFFNNITKDVTLNFNQTEGVHTMQRMFGCEWDDETSVIGGFDQFGYDGEDFITFNLNSKTWIAVRAEAAITKHKWESNRDGLSHTVDHLTQLCPERLRRFLNYGRSFLMRKEVPSVSLLQKTPSSPVSCHATGFYPDRVMMFWRKDGEEIHEGVQCGRTLPNHDGSFQMNVDLNISSVLPKDWKRYDCVFHLCGVKDIIIELDKAQIRTNRKLSSSCSVHSFTHSGFPVLW